In a single window of the Streptomyces sp. NBC_00285 genome:
- the orn gene encoding oligoribonuclease produces MNDRMVWIDCEMTGLSLSDDALIEVAALVTDSELNVLGDGVDIVIRPPDQALETMPEVVRQMHTASGLLTELSGGTTLADAEEQVLSYVREHVKEPGKAPLCGNSVGTDRGFLLRDMAALENYLHYRIVDVSSVKELARRWYPRAYFNSPDKNGNHRALADIRESIAELRYYREAIFVPQPGPDSDTAKTIAAKHVLPGR; encoded by the coding sequence ATGAACGATCGCATGGTGTGGATCGACTGCGAGATGACCGGCCTCTCGCTGTCCGACGACGCTCTCATCGAGGTTGCCGCCCTCGTCACCGACTCCGAGCTGAACGTGCTCGGCGACGGTGTGGACATCGTCATCCGCCCGCCGGACCAGGCGCTGGAGACGATGCCGGAGGTGGTGCGTCAGATGCACACCGCGTCCGGACTGCTCACGGAGCTGTCCGGCGGCACGACGCTCGCCGACGCCGAGGAGCAGGTCCTCTCCTACGTCCGCGAGCACGTCAAGGAACCCGGCAAGGCGCCCCTGTGCGGCAACTCCGTCGGCACGGACCGCGGCTTCCTCCTCCGTGACATGGCCGCCCTGGAGAACTACCTGCACTACCGGATCGTGGACGTCAGCTCCGTCAAGGAGCTCGCCCGGCGCTGGTACCCGCGGGCCTACTTCAACAGCCCGGACAAGAACGGCAACCACCGCGCCCTCGCCGACATCCGCGAGTCCATCGCCGAACTCCGCTACTACCGCGAGGCGATCTTCGTCCCGCAGCCCGGCCCCGACTCCGACACGGCGAAGACGATCGCCGCCAAGCACGTCCTTCCTGGGCGGTAA
- a CDS encoding GH1 family beta-glucosidase, whose translation MPESATPATPVTFPAAFLWGAATSAYQIEGAVREDGRTPSIWDTFSHTPGKTSGGEHGDIAVDHYHRYRDDVALMADLGLTAYRFSVSWSRVQPTGRGPAIQRGLDFYRRLVDELLAHGIKPAVTLYHWDLPQELEDAGGWPERDTAYRFAEYAQIVGEALGDRVEQWITLNEPWCSAFLGYGSGVHAPGRTDPAASLKAAHTLNLAHGLGTSALRASMPARNSVALSLNSSVVRPFSQDAADLAAAQKIDDLANGVFHGPILHGAYPQTLITATELVTDWSFVEDGDLALINQPLDALGLNYYTPTLVSAADTDTSGPRADGHGASSHSPWPGADDVTFHQTPGERTEMGWTIDPTGLHDLIMRYTREAPGLPLYVTENGAAYDDKPDPDGRVHDPERIAYLHGHLAAVRRAIADGADVRGYYLWSLLDNFEWAYGYEKRFGAVYVDYTTLERTPKSSALWYGRAARSGTLPEVESIQ comes from the coding sequence ATGCCTGAGTCCGCAACGCCGGCGACCCCGGTGACCTTTCCCGCTGCCTTCCTCTGGGGCGCCGCGACCTCCGCGTACCAGATCGAGGGGGCGGTGCGGGAGGACGGCCGTACGCCCTCCATCTGGGACACCTTCAGCCACACTCCGGGCAAGACCTCGGGCGGTGAGCACGGTGACATCGCTGTCGACCACTACCACCGCTACCGCGACGACGTGGCGCTCATGGCTGACCTGGGCCTGACGGCGTACCGCTTCTCGGTCTCCTGGTCCCGGGTGCAGCCGACCGGCCGCGGGCCCGCCATCCAGCGTGGCCTGGACTTCTACCGCCGGCTGGTGGACGAACTGCTCGCGCACGGCATCAAGCCCGCCGTCACGCTCTACCACTGGGACCTGCCCCAGGAGCTGGAGGACGCGGGCGGCTGGCCGGAGCGCGACACCGCGTACCGCTTCGCCGAGTACGCGCAGATCGTCGGGGAAGCCCTCGGCGACCGGGTGGAGCAGTGGATCACCCTCAACGAGCCCTGGTGCAGCGCCTTCCTGGGCTACGGCTCCGGGGTGCACGCGCCGGGCCGCACGGACCCGGCGGCCTCGCTGAAGGCCGCACACACCCTCAACCTGGCACACGGGCTCGGCACTTCGGCACTGCGGGCGTCCATGCCGGCCCGCAACTCGGTGGCGCTCAGCCTCAACTCGTCGGTGGTGCGCCCCTTCTCGCAGGACGCGGCGGACCTGGCGGCGGCACAGAAGATCGACGACCTGGCCAACGGCGTGTTCCACGGGCCGATCCTGCACGGGGCGTACCCGCAGACGCTGATCACGGCGACGGAGCTGGTCACGGACTGGTCGTTCGTCGAGGACGGCGATCTCGCCCTGATCAACCAGCCGTTGGACGCGCTGGGCCTCAACTACTACACGCCCACGCTGGTTTCGGCGGCCGACACGGACACCAGCGGCCCGCGCGCCGACGGCCACGGCGCGAGCTCGCACTCCCCGTGGCCGGGCGCGGACGACGTCACCTTCCACCAGACGCCGGGCGAGCGCACGGAGATGGGCTGGACGATCGACCCGACCGGTCTGCACGACCTGATCATGCGGTACACGCGTGAGGCGCCCGGTCTGCCGCTGTACGTCACGGAGAACGGCGCGGCCTACGACGACAAGCCCGACCCCGACGGCCGCGTCCACGACCCGGAGCGCATCGCGTATCTGCACGGCCACCTCGCCGCCGTCCGCCGCGCGATCGCCGACGGCGCGGACGTACGCGGCTACTACCTGTGGTCCCTGCTGGACAACTTCGAGTGGGCGTACGGCTACGAGAAGCGTTTCGGCGCGGTCTACGTGGACTACACGACGCTGGAACGGACACCCAAGTCGAGCGCCCTCTGGTACGGCCGGGCGGCCCGCTCGGGCACGCTCCCGGAGGTCGAGAGCATCCAGTAG
- a CDS encoding LacI family DNA-binding transcriptional regulator, translating into MASHGARSRSGGRPTLEEVAARAGVGRGTVSRVINGSPRVSDATRAAVEAAVAELGYVPNTAARALAANRTDAIALVVPEPETRFFAEPYFSDMLKGVGAEISDTEMQLLLIFAGSDRERRRLAQYLAAHRVDGVLLVSVHADDPLPDLLAQLEIPAVISGPRSAGETLPSVDSDNYGGGRSAVEHLLAGGRRAIAHITGRLDVYGAQRRVDGYRDALLDAGHEVDERLIEPGDFTEEGGRRAMTTLLARRPDLDAVFAGSDVMAAGARQVLREEGRAIPSDVALIGYDDSAIARHMDPPMTSVRQPIEEMGRRMIDLLLTEIADRRPAVSRGLERRQVVLATELVERASS; encoded by the coding sequence ATGGCAAGCCACGGAGCGCGGAGCCGCAGCGGTGGCCGGCCCACCCTCGAAGAGGTCGCCGCGCGCGCCGGCGTCGGCCGGGGGACCGTCTCCCGGGTGATCAACGGCTCGCCCCGGGTCAGCGACGCGACCCGCGCGGCGGTCGAGGCGGCGGTGGCGGAACTCGGGTACGTCCCGAACACGGCCGCCCGCGCCCTGGCGGCCAACCGCACGGACGCGATCGCGCTGGTGGTGCCCGAGCCGGAGACACGGTTCTTCGCGGAGCCGTACTTCTCGGACATGCTCAAGGGCGTCGGCGCCGAGATCTCGGACACCGAGATGCAGCTCCTGCTGATCTTCGCGGGTAGCGACCGCGAACGCCGCCGGCTGGCCCAGTATCTGGCCGCGCACCGGGTCGACGGCGTCCTGCTGGTCTCCGTCCACGCCGACGACCCGCTCCCCGACCTGCTGGCCCAGCTGGAGATCCCGGCGGTGATCAGCGGTCCCCGCTCGGCCGGGGAGACGCTCCCCTCGGTCGACTCCGACAACTACGGCGGCGGCCGCTCGGCCGTGGAGCATCTGCTGGCCGGCGGCCGTCGGGCCATCGCCCACATCACGGGCCGCCTAGACGTGTACGGTGCCCAGCGCCGCGTCGACGGCTACCGCGACGCGCTGCTCGACGCGGGCCACGAGGTGGACGAGCGGCTGATCGAGCCCGGTGACTTCACCGAGGAGGGCGGCCGCCGCGCCATGACGACGCTGCTGGCCCGCCGCCCCGACCTGGACGCGGTCTTCGCCGGTTCCGACGTCATGGCGGCGGGCGCCCGCCAGGTCCTGCGCGAGGAGGGCCGCGCCATCCCCTCCGACGTGGCCCTGATCGGCTACGACGACTCGGCCATAGCGCGCCACATGGACCCGCCCATGACCAGCGTCCGCCAGCCCATCGAGGAAATGGGCCGCCGCATGATCGACCTCCTCCTCACCGAGATCGCCGACCGCCGCCCGGCGGTCTCCCGGGGGCTGGAGCGCAGGCAGGTGGTACTGGCCACGGAACTGGTGGAGCGGGCGTCGTCCTGA
- a CDS encoding carbohydrate ABC transporter permease translates to MTTTLTKPPADAAPEPPKRSRGPKAARAGGQLHAGPVAYLILIVFSIVSLFPLVWTAIAASRDNNRLAESPPPFWFGGNLFKNLDLAWNDANLGEAFFNTTFVAGVSAITVVILSTIAGFAFAKLRFRGRGALMLLVIGTMMVPPQLSVIPLYMMVAKLDWTDQLQAVIFPSLVSAFGVFFMRQYLIQALPDEIIEAARVDGASSWRVVWHVVFPAARPAMAVLGMLVFVQTWNDFLWPFLVLTQTGNPTVQVAVAGLGRGYTPDQSLIMAGALLGTLPLLIVFAIFGKQIVGGIMQGAVKG, encoded by the coding sequence GTGACGACTACCTTGACCAAACCTCCGGCCGACGCGGCGCCCGAGCCGCCGAAGCGCTCACGCGGCCCGAAGGCCGCACGCGCGGGCGGGCAGCTGCACGCCGGCCCCGTCGCCTACCTCATCCTCATCGTCTTCAGCATCGTCTCGCTGTTCCCGCTGGTGTGGACGGCGATCGCCGCCTCGCGCGACAACAACCGGCTGGCCGAGTCGCCGCCGCCGTTCTGGTTCGGCGGGAACCTCTTCAAGAACCTCGACCTCGCCTGGAACGACGCCAACCTGGGTGAGGCGTTCTTCAACACCACGTTCGTGGCCGGGGTTTCGGCGATCACTGTCGTCATCCTGTCGACGATCGCCGGGTTCGCCTTCGCCAAACTGCGGTTCCGGGGCCGGGGCGCCCTGATGCTGCTCGTCATCGGCACGATGATGGTGCCGCCGCAGCTGAGCGTGATCCCGCTGTACATGATGGTCGCCAAGCTCGACTGGACCGACCAGCTCCAGGCGGTGATCTTCCCGTCGCTCGTGAGCGCGTTCGGTGTGTTCTTCATGCGGCAGTACCTGATCCAGGCACTGCCGGACGAGATCATCGAGGCGGCCCGGGTGGACGGCGCGAGCAGCTGGCGGGTCGTGTGGCACGTGGTGTTCCCGGCCGCGCGCCCCGCGATGGCCGTGCTGGGCATGCTCGTGTTCGTGCAGACCTGGAACGACTTCCTGTGGCCCTTCCTGGTCCTGACCCAGACCGGCAACCCGACCGTGCAGGTCGCGGTCGCGGGCCTCGGCCGCGGCTACACCCCCGACCAGTCCCTGATCATGGCGGGCGCGCTGCTCGGCACGCTGCCGCTGCTGATCGTCTTCGCGATCTTCGGCAAGCAGATCGTGGGTGGCATCATGCAGGGTGCCGTGAAGGGCTGA
- a CDS encoding GlxA family transcriptional regulator gives MSHDSTAAPEAAARKLSGRRRKEIVAVLLFSGGPIFESSIPLSVFGIDRQDAGVPRYRLLVCGGEEGPLRTTGGLELTTPHGLEAISRAGTVVVPAWRSITSPPPEDSLDALRRAHEEGARIVGLCTGAFVLAAAGLLDGRPATTHWMYAPTLAKRYPSVHVDPRELFVDDGDVLTSAGTAAGIDLCLHIVRTDHGNEAAGALARRLVVPPRRSGGQERYLDRSLPEEIGADPLAEVVAWALEHLHEQFDVETLAARAYMSRRTFDRRFRSLTGSAPLQWLITQRVLQAQRLLETSDYSVDEVAGRCGFRSPVALRGHFRRQLGSSPAAYRAAYRARRPQSDKPVDSDGSLGGPTGPAPSAPVQMHPEGGPVPLQTRRTPAPVGPPSENGRELYVSGRASVPGQRSGA, from the coding sequence ATGAGCCACGACTCCACTGCCGCGCCGGAAGCCGCGGCCCGGAAGCTTTCCGGGCGACGCCGCAAGGAGATCGTCGCGGTGCTGCTGTTCAGCGGCGGCCCCATTTTCGAGAGTTCCATACCACTGTCGGTGTTCGGGATCGACCGCCAGGACGCCGGCGTACCCCGATACCGTCTGCTGGTGTGCGGCGGCGAAGAAGGCCCACTGCGGACCACAGGGGGCCTGGAACTCACCACGCCACATGGCCTGGAAGCGATCTCACGCGCGGGCACGGTCGTCGTGCCGGCCTGGCGCTCGATCACTTCACCGCCGCCTGAGGACTCGCTCGACGCACTGCGCCGGGCACACGAAGAGGGCGCCCGCATCGTCGGGCTGTGCACCGGCGCATTCGTGCTGGCCGCGGCGGGCCTGCTGGACGGCCGCCCCGCGACGACACACTGGATGTACGCGCCGACACTGGCCAAGCGCTATCCGTCGGTGCACGTCGATCCACGAGAACTCTTCGTGGACGACGGCGACGTGCTGACCTCGGCGGGCACCGCGGCCGGAATCGACCTGTGTCTCCACATCGTGCGGACGGACCACGGCAACGAGGCGGCCGGTGCGCTGGCCCGCCGTCTGGTGGTCCCGCCGCGCCGCTCGGGCGGCCAGGAGCGCTACCTCGACAGGTCTTTACCAGAGGAGATCGGCGCCGACCCGCTCGCCGAGGTCGTCGCCTGGGCGCTGGAGCACCTCCACGAACAGTTCGACGTGGAGACGCTGGCGGCGCGGGCGTACATGAGCCGTCGTACGTTCGACCGCCGGTTCCGCTCGCTGACGGGTTCGGCCCCTCTCCAGTGGCTGATCACCCAGCGGGTGCTGCAGGCGCAGCGGCTGCTGGAGACGTCGGACTACTCGGTGGACGAGGTCGCGGGCCGCTGCGGCTTCCGCTCGCCGGTGGCGCTGCGCGGGCACTTCCGGCGGCAGCTGGGTTCGTCCCCGGCGGCCTACCGGGCCGCGTACCGGGCGCGCCGTCCGCAGAGCGACAAGCCGGTGGACAGCGACGGTTCGCTGGGGGGCCCGACGGGTCCCGCGCCCAGCGCGCCCGTGCAGATGCACCCGGAGGGCGGTCCGGTACCCCTGCAGACCCGGCGCACCCCCGCTCCCGTGGGCCCGCCGTCGGAGAACGGCCGCGAGCTGTACGTCAGCGGCCGGGCGAGCGTGCCGGGGCAGCGCAGCGGAGCGTGA
- a CDS encoding carbohydrate ABC transporter permease, with amino-acid sequence MATRNDTAAPPTKEGGAAPGRPPADAVSPEAARKRARLSRRWQRDMRWSPYAFVSPFFLLFLAFGLFPLIYTGWASLHQVELTAPTDMSWVGLRNYTRIFDDEFFWNAAKNTLTIGIISTVPQLLMAMGIAHILNYKLRASTFYRVVMLAPYATSIAAASLVFVLLFGRDYGMINWALHFVGIDAIDWQGDKWPSQIAVSTIIVWRWTGYNALIYLAAMQAIPQDLYESAALDGASRWRQFLHVTLPSLRPTILFTAVVSTIGASQVFGEPLLFDVNKGSSGGAEHQFQTLGLYLYEQGWVNQHLGRASAIAWTMFLILIVIGIVNYVISRRLRASS; translated from the coding sequence ATGGCCACCCGTAACGACACCGCCGCGCCCCCCACCAAGGAGGGGGGCGCGGCCCCGGGCCGCCCGCCGGCCGACGCGGTATCGCCCGAGGCGGCCAGGAAGCGCGCCCGGCTGTCCCGCCGCTGGCAGCGGGACATGCGCTGGAGCCCGTACGCGTTCGTCTCGCCGTTCTTCCTGCTGTTCCTCGCGTTCGGGCTGTTCCCGCTGATCTACACCGGCTGGGCCTCGCTGCACCAGGTGGAGCTGACCGCACCGACCGACATGAGCTGGGTGGGGCTGCGCAACTACACCCGGATCTTCGACGACGAGTTCTTCTGGAACGCGGCGAAGAACACTCTCACCATCGGCATCATCTCCACCGTTCCGCAGCTGCTGATGGCCATGGGCATCGCCCACATCCTCAACTACAAACTGCGCGCGTCGACCTTCTACCGGGTCGTGATGCTCGCGCCGTACGCGACCTCGATCGCCGCCGCCTCGCTGGTGTTCGTGCTGCTCTTCGGCCGCGACTACGGCATGATCAACTGGGCGCTGCACTTCGTCGGCATCGACGCGATCGACTGGCAGGGCGACAAGTGGCCCTCGCAGATCGCCGTCTCGACGATCATCGTCTGGCGCTGGACCGGCTACAACGCGCTGATCTACCTCGCGGCGATGCAGGCGATTCCGCAGGACCTGTACGAGTCGGCGGCCCTGGACGGGGCGAGCCGCTGGCGGCAGTTCCTGCATGTGACGCTGCCGTCGCTGCGTCCGACGATCCTGTTCACGGCCGTGGTGTCGACGATCGGGGCGAGCCAGGTGTTCGGCGAGCCGCTGCTGTTCGACGTCAACAAGGGCTCCTCCGGAGGCGCGGAACACCAGTTCCAGACGCTCGGTCTGTACCTGTACGAGCAGGGCTGGGTCAACCAGCACCTGGGCCGTGCCTCGGCGATCGCCTGGACGATGTTCCTGATCCTCATCGTGATCGGCATCGTCAACTACGTCATCTCGCGCCGGCTGCGCGCCAGCAGTTAG
- a CDS encoding ABC transporter substrate-binding protein has protein sequence MRARTRTARKTVVLAAVAALGAGLLAGCADDGKDGDGSGSSDSSGKGKTTITVGLFGTMGFQEAGLYTEYEKLHPNIKISQNVIERNENYYPPLVNHLTTNSGLMDVQAVEVANIAEVTATQADKLTDMSKVAGVDKSNWLDWKWQQATTKDGQTIGLGTDVGPMAICYRKDLFQQAGLPTEPDKVAALWAGDWSKLVDVGKQYKAKAPKGTYFMDSPGGLLNAILSSEKEKFYDASGKVIYKTNPAIRAGFNLTAKAAQEGLVQPQTQFQPAWNTTIAKSKFAAIACPPWMLGTIKGNAQPDSKGKWAVATSPKSGNWGGTFLTVPKSGKHVKEAQEFITWLTAPKQQATLFKVQASFPSAPAAYTMPEVTGATNEMTGSDKIGPVFAEAAKSAPVQVIGPKDQIVMQGLSDNGVILVTKGKSPEEAWNTAVKTIDNNLDQ, from the coding sequence ATGCGAGCACGTACCCGAACCGCCCGCAAAACGGTGGTCCTCGCCGCCGTAGCCGCGCTGGGCGCGGGGCTGCTGGCCGGCTGTGCCGACGACGGAAAGGACGGAGACGGTTCCGGTTCGTCGGACAGCAGCGGCAAGGGCAAGACCACGATCACGGTGGGGCTGTTCGGCACCATGGGCTTCCAGGAAGCCGGCCTCTACACCGAGTACGAGAAGCTCCACCCGAACATAAAGATCAGCCAGAACGTCATCGAGCGGAACGAGAACTACTACCCGCCGCTCGTGAACCACCTCACCACCAACAGCGGTCTGATGGACGTCCAGGCCGTCGAGGTCGCCAACATCGCCGAGGTCACCGCCACGCAGGCGGACAAGCTCACGGACATGTCCAAGGTCGCGGGCGTGGACAAGAGCAACTGGCTGGACTGGAAGTGGCAGCAGGCCACGACGAAGGACGGTCAGACGATCGGCCTGGGCACGGACGTCGGTCCGATGGCGATCTGCTACCGCAAGGACCTCTTCCAGCAGGCCGGTCTGCCCACGGAGCCCGACAAGGTCGCCGCACTGTGGGCGGGCGACTGGTCCAAGCTCGTCGACGTCGGCAAGCAGTACAAGGCGAAGGCGCCCAAGGGCACCTACTTCATGGACTCCCCCGGTGGTCTGCTCAACGCGATCCTGAGCAGCGAGAAGGAGAAGTTCTACGACGCCTCCGGCAAGGTCATCTACAAGACCAACCCCGCCATCCGTGCCGGGTTCAACCTGACCGCCAAGGCCGCCCAGGAGGGTCTGGTCCAGCCTCAGACGCAGTTCCAGCCGGCATGGAACACCACGATCGCCAAGAGCAAGTTCGCCGCGATCGCCTGCCCGCCGTGGATGCTCGGCACGATCAAGGGCAACGCGCAGCCGGACTCGAAGGGCAAGTGGGCCGTGGCCACCTCGCCCAAGAGCGGTAACTGGGGCGGCACCTTCCTGACCGTGCCGAAGAGCGGCAAGCACGTGAAGGAGGCCCAGGAGTTCATCACCTGGCTGACCGCGCCGAAGCAGCAGGCGACGCTGTTCAAGGTGCAGGCGAGCTTCCCGAGCGCCCCGGCCGCCTACACCATGCCCGAAGTCACCGGCGCCACCAACGAGATGACCGGTTCGGACAAGATCGGCCCGGTCTTCGCCGAGGCGGCCAAGTCGGCCCCGGTGCAGGTCATCGGCCCGAAGGACCAGATCGTCATGCAGGGTCTGTCGGACAACGGCGTCATCCTGGTGACGAAGGGCAAGTCGCCTGAGGAGGCCTGGAACACGGCGGTCAAGACCATCGACAACAACCTGGACCAGTGA